One stretch of Castor canadensis chromosome 14, mCasCan1.hap1v2, whole genome shotgun sequence DNA includes these proteins:
- the Pnma2 gene encoding paraneoplastic antigen Ma2 codes for MAVALLEDWCRIMSVDDQKSLMVMGIPVDCDEAEIQAVLQEALKSLGRYRLLGKIFRKQENANAVLVELMEDTDVSVVPSEVQGKGGTWKVIFKTPNQDSEFLQRLNLFLEKEGQTVSGMFRVLGQEGMSPATVPSVSPELLAHLVGQAMAHAPQPLLPMRYRKLRVFSGSAVPAPEEEPFEVWLEQATEIVKEWPVAEAVKKRWLVESLRGPALDLMSIVQADSPSISAEGCLEAFKQVFGSLESRRTSQVRYLKTYQEEGEKVSAYLLRLEPLLRRAVEKRVIPRTIADQVRLEQVMAGASLSGGLWCRLRELKDEGPPPSFLQLMKVIREEEEEEDSFENENSEEPEEGRGHGRWDSDRHN; via the coding sequence ATGGCAGTGGCACTGTTGGAGGACTGGTGCAGGATCATGAGTGTGGACGATCAGAAGTCACTGATGGTGATGGGGATACCAGTGGACTGTGACGAGGCAGAGATCCAGGCAGTGCTGCAGGAGGCCTTGAAGTCTCTGGGCAGGTACAGACTGCTGGGCAAGATATTCCGGAAGCAGGAAAATGCCAATGCTGTCTTGGTAGAGCTTATGGAGGACACTGATGTCTCGGTGGTCCCCAGTGAGGTGCAGGGAAAGGGGGGCACCTGGAAAGTGATCTTTAAGACCCCTAACCAGGACTCTGAGTTTCTCCAACGACTGAACCTCTTTCTAGAAAAAGAGGGGCAGACAGTTTCGGGTATGTTCCGAGTCCTTGGGCAGGAGGGAATGTCTCCGGCCACAGTGCCCTCTGTGTCACCCGAGCTACTGGCCCATTTGGTAGGACAGGCCATGGCCCATGCCCCTCAGCCTCTGCTACCCATGAGGTACAGGAAGCTGCGCGTGTTCTCAGGGAGCGCTGTGCCCGCACCCGAGGAGGAGCCCTTTGAGGTCTGGCTGGAACAGGCCACTGAGATAGTGAAGGAGTGGCCTGTGGCAGAGGCGGTGAAGAAGCGGTGGCTGGTGGAGAGCCTGCGGGGCCCTGCCCTGGATCTCATGTCCATAGTGCAGGCCGACTCCCCGTCCATCAGCGCGGAGGGGTGTCTGGAGGCCTTTAAGCAGGTGTTCGGGAGTCTGGAGAGCCGCAGGACCTCCCAGGTGAGGTACCTGAAGACCTatcaggaggagggggagaaagtcTCAGCCTACCTGCTTCGCTTAGAACCGCTGCTCCGCAGAGCCGTGGAGAAGCGGGTCATCCCCAGGACCATTGCCGACCAGGTCCGCCTGGAGCAGGTGAtggctggggccagcctcagcGGGGGTCTGTGGTGCCGGCTTCGGGAGCTGAAGGATGAGGGTCCGCCCCCCAGCTTCCTGCAGCTGATGAAGGTGATccgggaagaagaggaggaagaggactcCTTTGAAAATGAGAACTCTGAGGAGCCGGAGGAAGGGAGGGGCCATGGCCGCTGGGATAGTGACAGACACAACTGA